In Nitrobacteraceae bacterium AZCC 1564, the following proteins share a genomic window:
- a CDS encoding hypothetical protein (product_source=Hypo-rule applied; transmembrane_helix_parts=Inside_1_26,TMhelix_27_49,Outside_50_59) produces MARSQIAGLGFGLRSVRIASSKLSNAVAASLAVASLSLCLIVAVTLLSIKVATAMPIAG; encoded by the coding sequence ATGGCCCGGTCGCAGATTGCAGGATTAGGTTTCGGACTTCGTTCCGTACGCATTGCATCGTCAAAGTTGTCGAATGCCGTCGCGGCCTCGCTCGCGGTGGCCTCGCTGTCATTGTGCCTGATCGTCGCCGTCACACTTCTGTCGATCAAGGTTGCAACGGCCATGCCGATTGCAGGCTGA
- a CDS encoding hypothetical protein (product_source=Hypo-rule applied; transmembrane_helix_parts=Outside_1_3,TMhelix_4_26,Inside_27_58) — translation MKAPLVIVSVSLTLAITVITLFLIMMQTRRQPNPIAPPTSRLKIERTTDAPRVSSLIP, via the coding sequence ATGAAGGCACCGCTCGTCATTGTCTCAGTATCGCTAACGCTCGCGATCACCGTGATCACGTTGTTCCTGATCATGATGCAGACACGGCGTCAGCCCAACCCGATTGCCCCTCCGACAAGCCGCCTCAAGATCGAGAGAACAACGGATGCCCCGCGCGTTTCATCCCTTATTCCGTAA